The Streptomyces sp. NBC_00102 genome segment AGCCGATGTACGCAACGTACTCGCGAGCGGATAGGCCGGGCATCGGGGTGATGTCCTGCGGCATCCACGCCACGTCCTGGCGGTACTGCCGGGTTCCCGCGGCGATCCCGTCGAGGTGGACGCTGCCGCGCTGCGGACGCGTCACCGAGGCCGCGAGCTTCAACAGGGTCGACTTTCCTGCACCATTGGGACCCAGCAGGATGGACAGGCCGTCGGGAAGCGCGTAGTCGAAGTCCTTCAGTACGGGCTGACGGCCACGCCGGTACCGGTAGGTGCAGCGGGTGAGTTCGAGGGTCACGGGGCCTTCCTCGGGGCGAAGATCAGAGCGGTCAGGCCGGCGGTGAACACCAGCAGGGAGGCGACTGCCGCCGGGGCGTCGTGGGCGGTCTCCGGCACCACGGTCCACACCCGCGGCACATTGCCGCGGAAGCCGATGCCGACGACGATGACGAGCCAAGCCACCGGGACCAGGACCGCCGAGGCGCCGAACACGGCACGCCCCAGCAGCATCAGGCCGGCCAGGAACAGCACGTTGCGGCCCGCCGCGGCGGCCTCCTGCGTCCCGCCCGCCGCAGCGACCAGCAGGGCACAGCAGAGTGCCGCCGCGGCGACGGCGGCGACGAGCGCGGCGTCGTACCGCCCCACCGGCCTGACCCCCGAGTCCTCCGGGGCGGGCACGCGTGACTCCAGGACGTGCATGAGGCAGGCGACGAGCGGTACGGGCACGAAGAGGGTCAGCGCGACCCGGGGCGAGCCGATCAGGGAGGGCAGGACGACCTGGGTGTTCTGCACCGCGAGCAGGGGGAGGAGGAAGGCGGCCAAGGCGAGCGGAACCATGATTCCGGCCCGGCGCGTTCCGATCCACCACCTCATGTCGTGCTCCCCGTGCAGGAGTCGAGGTTCTCGCGTATCCACGTCCTCTGCGCGGACGGCGAAGTGGCGAGCACGGTGCGGACCTCTTCGGAGACCTTGCTCTCGATCTGCAGGCTCTCGGGAGTGACACCGTCGCGCTTGCGGTTCTCCTGGTACATGTCCACCTGGCCGGTGCGGTTGGCCGCCCACAGCCACACGGAATGGGCTTGGACGGCGGGCACGGTCGCGCAGCGGAACTTCAGCGCCCGGACCATGACCTGGTAGCCCGCCTCGTGCGGCCGGTCGGCCGTCATGAGGCTCAGCCGCCACACCCGGTTCCCGGCACCGGCCGTGGCCGGCCCGTCGAGCACGTCCTCGATCCGCTCGGGGGCGGCGCCCGGCACACCGGCGGCGCGCAGGGTGCTCAGCGTCTCGGCGGCCTCGCGCTGGGTGCGGGCGAGGTTCCCGGTGGCCACGCGCGGCACGCACACCCGGGGTCGCACGCCCGTGCAGTCCACGGGAGCCTGGCCGGTCGCCGTGGGCGGGGTGTGCGACCAGTCCCGGGCGAGGTGTTGCGCACCCAGGACACCGGCCGCGGCGACGCACAGCGCCAGGGCTCCGCGGAGCACCCGGGGGCCGCACGGCAGCCACAGCAGCATCAGGCCCACGGCGACGCCGCCGGCCAGCAGGACGGGGGCCGCGAGGGACACAAAGCGGGGCACCTCACCGAAGCCGATGTCCGAGAACTGTCCGGAGACATGACGGAGCCAGTAGGGCTGAGTGGCCCGGGTGAAGGCGATCGCGACCCAGTCCACGACCGCGACCACGGGAGTGGCGATCAGGCGCGGCAGGAAGGACCCGATGGCGAAGCCGACGACGGCGTGGGCGACGACGATCACCATGCCCATGAGAGGCAGCCGCAAGGAGTCGAGGCTGGGGGCGGTGCCGCTGCGCGCCAGGGACACGGCGGGGGGCAGCAGCAGAACGAGCCAGGAGAGGAGAACAACCGGAAACAACACGTTGACCGCGACCCGATAACGGCTCCGGGAGGGCAGCGATTCCCAGACGTGTGCCTTGCGCAGCCGTCCGCTTTCCCATACGCCCAGAGCAGCGGAAGCGGCGTAGGCGAGTGCGTAGAGAACCATGAGCGGAGCCGAGACTATTGCCGGAGCCCAATGGTGATAAGAACTGGGCGGAGCGGTTTCCCCCGTCAGGTAATAAAGGGCGGCCATGAGCAGGACGGCAGGGCCGGCCCAGCGCACACTGCTGCTTCTCAATGCAGTGGTGAATTTCATCGTGACTCACAGAGGGTAAGGACACGCCCCGGGTCCGCTTGACTGCCGACCCGGGGCGGAAATCCGATCAGCCGTCGGCCTTGGCCGTGTCAACGCTGGCGCTGTTCACGGTGAGCCGCGGGCCGAAGGTCGAGCCACCGATCTTCATGATCTGGAAGTACACGCCCTTCATACCTGAACCCAGTTCGGCCCACTCGCCGTTGCTCGTGCTGCCGTTGAAGCAGGCCGTGAACGTCTTGGTGTCGTACGAGCCGTGGGGCTGCATGATGTCGGCGCCACATCTGCACGTCCGCGCTCTTCGTGACGTTGACATCGGTGCCTTTTGCGCATTCGCCACCCCCGTGCATGCGGGGACGCCTCCCTCACAATGAACGGACAGTAACACCTGATGAAATCTCAGGACAACGATTTTGCGGCGGCAAAACGGAAAGGATTGCTCCGTTTACGACTACTGACCGGCGGATATCTGCACAGTGCCCGAATGTATGGCATTTGAGAGAACCTCGGATAGCAGCAGATGTCGCACATTCCGGTTGACGGATTCTTCACGTACGGCACGTGAGGCGCGGCCCTGCCAGAGCCCGCGATGTCCGGCCGGTCTCAGGCGGGGCACGGTCAGGGGCGACCCCCGGGCGGCCCGGGCGTCGCGCGCGCGAACGTCCGGAAACCGCCGTCGCGTGCTCGCCGACGCTCAGTCCAGCGCGCTCTCCACCAGCGCCGCCCACTGGGCCACGACCCTCCGGCGGCGGGCGGTGTCGTCGGTGAGGACGTTGGCGAGGCCGAGGCCGCGGGCCATGTCCAGGAGTCCCTGGACCGTCTCGCGCACCCCGGGCCGGGTCTCGTCGGCCCCGAGCAGGGCGACGGCGATCCGGTGGGTCTCCCGGCCGACGCGCGCTTCGAGTTCCGTCACCCGCGGGCGCAGTTGCGGCTCGTTGGAGGCGGCCACCCAGAGCTGGAGCGCGGCGCGGAAGAGCGGCCCGGTGTACAGGTCCACGAGCGCGGCGACGACCTCCGCGCGGCCCTGGACGGGTAGCGCCCGCAGGGCGGCGGACCGTTCCTCCGCGACGTACTCGACCGCCCCGGTGAACAGGTCCTCGCGGGTGGGGAAGTGGTGCTGCGCCGCCCCTCGGGAGACCCCGGCGCGTTCGGCCACGACCTGGACCGTGGAGCCCGCCCAGCCGTGGACGGCGAGGCAGGCGACGGCGGCTTCCAGGAGCCGCTGCCGGGTGGCCCGGCTGCGGTCCTGCTTGGGCGACTTGGCGGCGCCCGCGGCCGTTCCGGCGTGGGGCGTGTCGTTCGGGGGCGTCACCACACCCATGCGGGGTCCCGTCGTTCGAGGAAGGCCGTCATCCCCTCCCGTGCGTCGTCGGAGGCGAAGAGCGCGGTGGACAGGGCGACGAGGTCTTCGGCGTGTTGGTCGAAGCTCTCCAGCACGGTAGCCGTGACCAGCTGCTTCGACGCCATCAGCCCCTGCGGGGACGCCTTGCGCAGTCCGTCCAGTACGGGTTCGAGCGCCTTGTCCACCTCGTCGGCGCCCTCTCCGGGGGCGGCGGGCCCGGCCTGGTCTCCCGCGGCGAGGGTGACCAGGGAGATGCGGGCGGCCTCGGCCGCGTCGAACCGCTCCCCGGTGAGGAAGTAGCGGGCCGCCGCCGAGCGTTCGAGCCGGGGCAGCAGGGTCAGCGAGATCACCGCCGGGGCGAGCCCGAGGCGCGACTCGGTGAGTGCGAAGCTCGCGCCCGGTCCGGCCACCGCGATGTCGCAGGCCCCGAGCAGTCCGAGCCCCCCGGCCCGGACATGGCCGGTGATCCGGCCCACCACGGGCTTGGGCAGGGCGACGATCTTCCGCAGCAGGGCGACGAACTCCCGTGGGTCGGCGGGCGACTTCAGGTCGGCCCCGGCACAGAAGGTGGTGCCGGTGTGGGTGAGGACGACCGCGCGTACGGCCGGGTCGGCGGCGCAGACGTCGAGCGCCTCGGCCAGCTCGCCGACCAGTTCGGCGGAGAGGGCGTTGCGGCGGGCGGGGGCGTCCAGGGCGAGGGTGGTGATGCCCCGGTCGTGGACGGGTGCGGCGAGGCTGCTCATGCGGGGTTCCCTTCGGTGGCGGCCCCGGTTCCGTCCCCGGTCCCGGTGGCGCTTTCGCGGTCGCGGAGTTCGCGGCGGAGGATCTTGCCGGAGGTGGCACGGGGCACCGCGTCGATGAACTCCACCCGCCGCACCTTCTTGTACGGGGCGACGCGCTCGGCGACGTACGCGATCACGTCCTCCGCGGTGAGCTTCTGCGCCTCGGGGGCGGGCGAGCGGACCAGGAACGCCTTGGGGACCTCGTTGCCGGCGTCGTCGTACACGCCGATGACGGCGGCGTCGGCGAGGTGTTCGTGGCCGAGCAGGAGGGCCTCCAGTTCGGCGGGGGCGACCTGGTAGCCCTTGTACTTGATCAGTTCCTTGACTCGGTCGACGACGTAGAGCCAGCCGTCCTCGTCGACCCGGCCGACGTCCCCGGTGTGCACCCAGCCGTCCGCGTCGATCATGGCGGCGGTGGCGTCGGGGCGGCCGAGGTAGCCCTTCATCACCTGGGGGCCCCGGATCAGGATCTCGCCCTCGGCGCCGGGTTCCGCGTCGGTGCCGGGGTCGGTGAGCCGGACGATCCGCATTTCGGTGCCGGGGATCAGTTTGCCGACCGTGCCGTCCGGCGGGTTCTCCTCGGAGAGCGGCACCACGTGGGTGCCCGGGGAGAGCTCGGTCATGCCGTACGCCTGGCGTACCGGGGGCAGCCCGAGCCGCTCGGAGCAGGCGCGGGCGAGCTCGGCGTCGAGCGGGGCGGCGGCGGAGACGATGTAGCGGAGCGAGGAGAGGTCGTAACGGGCGACGGCCGGGTGCTTGGCGAGGGCCAGCACGATGGGCGGGGCGACGTACAGCCCGGCGATCCGGTGCTTCTCGATGGTGGCGAGGAACTGGTCGAGGTCGAAGCGGGGCAGCACGACCACGGTGGCGCCGTGCCGGAGCGGCCCGTTCATCAGGGCGGTGAGCCCGTAGATGTGGAAGAAGGGGAGCACCGCGAGGATCGGCTCGCCCCGGAGCAGCGGCACGAAGGGCTGGAGCTGCTCCAGGTTGGTGGCGATCGACCGGTGGGTGAGCATCACGCCCTTGGGGGCGCCGGTGGTGCCGGAGGAGTACGGCAGCACCGCGACGTCCTCGTCGGGGTCGATCTCCACCTGCGGTTCGGGGGCGGTGGAGCCGAGCATGTCGAGCACCGAGGTGTACCCGTCGGCGGTGTCGCAGACGAATATCTGCCGTACGCCGCCCGCGAGTTCGGCGGCTCGGCGGGCGGTCTCCAGGAGCGGGGAGACCGTGACGATCCAGCTCGCGGAGGCGTCGGTGAGCTGTTTGGCGAACTCTTCGGCGGTGGCCAGCGGGTGGACGGTGGTGACGGAGGCACCCGCCCTGGTCGCCCCGTAGAAGACGGGCGGGTAGGCGATGGTGTTGGGGCTGTGCAGGGCGAGGACGTCCCCCTTGCGGAGCCCCGCCTCGGCGAGCGCGGCGGCGATCCGCCGGTGGAAGTGGTCGAGTTGGCCATAGCTGAGGGCCATCCCGTTGGTTCCGTCGATCAGGGCGACGGTCTCCCCGAACTCGGCGGCCCGGCCGAGGACCGCTTCGTGGATGGGGGTGCTGAGGATGGAGACGTCTGCGTACTCACTGCGGAACACCATGGCGGTCCCCTGTCGACGCGTGGGCGGCGGGTGCGGAGGCTGTGCGGCGGCGGCGCACCGCGCCGGGTGGACGGGTGCGCCGCGTGGTGCGTACGGGTGCGGAGTGCCGAGGAACGAGCAGTGACTCAGTACGACTTGGGCAGGCCGAGCGACTGGTGGGAGACGTAGTTGAGGATCATCTCGCGGCTGACGGGGGCGATCCGGGCGACGCGGGCGGCGGTGATGAGCGAGGCGAGGCCGTACTCACGGGTGAGGCCGTTGCCGCCGAGGGTGTGTACCGCCTGGTCCACGGCCTTCACGCAGGCCTCCCCCGCCGCGTACTTGGCCATGTTGGCGGCCTCGCCCGCGCCGATGTCGTCACCCGCGTCGTAGAGGGCGGCGGCCTTCTGCATCATCAGCCGTGCGAGTTCGAGTTCGACGTGGGCGACGGCCAGTGGGTGGGCGATGGCCTGGTGGGCGCCGATCGGGGTCTTCCAGACCTGCCGGGTCTTGGCGTACTCGACGGCCTGCCCGAGGGCGTAGCGGCCCATGCCGATGCCGAAGGCGGCCGTCATGATGCGTTCGGGGTTGAGCCCGGCGAAGAGCTGGAGCAGCCCGGCGTCCTCGTCACCGACGAGCGCCTCGGCGGGCAGCCGTACGTCGTCGAGCACGAGCTCGAACTGCTTCTCGGGAGCGTGGAGTTCCATGTCGATCTGCGAGCGGCCGAAGCCGGGGGCGTCGCGCGGGACGATGAAAAGGCAGGGCTTGAGCGTGCCGGTGCGGGCGTCCTCGGTCCGGCCGACGATGAGGGTGGCGTCGGCGATGTCGACGCCGGAGACGAAGACCTTGCGGCCGGTGAGCAGCCAGTCGTCGCCGTCGCGGCGGGCGGTGGTCGTGATCCGGTGCGAGTTGGAGCCGGCGTCCGGCTCGGTGATCCCGAAGGCCATGGTCAGGCTGCCGTCGGCGAGCCCGGGGAGCCACTGCCGCTTCTGCGCCTCGGTGCCGAAGCGGGAGATCACCGTGCCGCAGATCGCCGGGGAGACCACCATCATCAGCAGCGGCGCACCGGCCGCACCCAACTCCTCCAGCACGATGGAGAGTTCCGCCATCCCGGCGCCTCCGCCGCCGTACTCCTCGGGGAGGTTCACGCCGAGGTAGCCGGACTTGGCCGCCTCCGACCAGAGTTCGTCGGTGTGCCGGCCCTCCGCGATGACGGAGGACATGTAGGCGCGCCCGTAGCGCTTGCCGAGGGCGGCGACGGCGGCGCGGAGCGCCTGGTGCTCGGTGGATTCGAGGACGGTGCTCATGGCTGCGGTTCCTCCTGGGCGTGGGATTCCTCTTCGGGCGTGTCCTGTACGTGGGGCGTGTCCTGTACGACGGCGAGCAGGGCGCCGACCTCCACCTGGAGGCCGGGCGCGGCGTGCAGCGCGGTGAGGGTGCCGGTGGCGGGGGCGAGGATGCGGTGTTCCATCTTCATCGCCTCCAGCCAGATCAGCGGCTGCCCGGCCTCGACGGCGGCCCCGGGCGCCAGGCCCTCCGCGACGCGGACGACCGTGCCGGGCATGGGGGCGAGCAGGGAGCCGGGTTCGCTGCGGGCGGCGGGGTCGGTGAAGCGGGGCAGGGCGGTGAAGGTGTGCGAGCCGTCCGCCGTGTCCACGTACACCTGGTCGCCGTGCACGGTGACGGCGAACCGGCGGGTGACGCCGTCGAGTTCGAGGGTGACCCGGTCGGGCCGGGCCTCGGTCACGCGGATGCCGGGTGCCTCGTGCGGTACGGGTCCGGTGCGGGTGGCCCGGTAGGCGATCTCGTACTCCCCGGCGTCGGGCTCGGCGCGGTAGCGCTTGGTCTGCGGCTGGGAGGGGAGGTTGCGCCAGGCGCCGAAGCGGGCGGGCACGGCGGCGGGCCCCCCGACTCCGCCCGCCGTGCGGGTCGCCGCGTCGGCGAGGGCGGCGGCCAGGGCGGCGCGGCGGACGGCGTCCTCGTCGGGGGCGGGGGTGAGGGTGTGCAGGTGGCGGTCGTAGAACCCGGTGTCGAGGCGGGCGGCGAGGAAGTCGGGGTGGCGCAGGGAGCGGACCAGCAGGTCCCGGTTGGTGACCGGACCGTGGACGCGGGCGCGTTCCAGGACGCGGGCGAGGAGGCGTACCGCCTCGGTGCGGGTGGCGGCGTGGGCGACGACCTTGGCGAGCATCGGGTCGTAGTGCACGCCGATGGTGTCCCCGCCGGTGTACCCGGTGTCCAGGCGCACCCCGGGTTCCTCGGGCAGGTCGAGCGCGTGCAGGAGTCCGGTCTGCGGGCGCCAGTCGTGGGCGGGGTCCTCGGCGTAGAGGCGGGCCTCCACGGCGTGCCCCTCGGGGGCGGGCGGGGTGGGCGCGGGCAGCGGTTCGCCCTCGGCGGTCCGGATCTGGAGGGCGACCAGGTCGAGCCCGAACACGGCCTCGGTGACGGGGTGCTCGACCTGGAGGCGGGTGTTCATCTCCAGGAAGTACGGCCGCCCTTCGGCGGAGACCAGGAACTCCACGGTCCCGGCGCCCCGGTAGCCGACGGCCCGGGCTGCGGCCACCGCCGCGTCGTGCAGCCGGGTCCGCAACTCCTCCCCGAGGCCGGGCGCGGGGGCCTCCTCGACGACCTTCTGGTGGCGGCGCTGGAGGGAGCAGTCGCGGGTGCCGAGCGCCCACACGGTGCCGTGGTCGTCGGCCATCACCTGGACCTCGACGTGCCGGCCGCGCTCCACGTACGGCTCGGCGAACACCTCGCCGTCCCCGAACGCGGACTCGGCCTCGGCCCTCGCGGCTGTCAACTCGCCGCTCAGTGTGTCCAGTTCCCGGACGATCCGCATGCCGCGCCCGCCGCCGCCCGCCGCAGCCTTGAGGAGCAGCGGCAGATCGGCCTCGGTGGCGGTGGCCGGGTCGACGGGGGCGAGCAGCGGCACCTCGGCGGCGGCCATCAGCTCCTTGGCGCGGGTCTTCGACGCCATCTGCTCGATCGCCTTGACCGGCGGGCCGACCCAGAGGAGTCCGGCGTCCTGCACGGCGGCGGCGAAGGGGGCGTTCTCGGAGAGGAAGCCGTATCCGGGGTGCACGGCACCGGCCCCCGCCGCGAGCGCCGCGGCGACGATCAGGTCGCCGCGGAGGTAGGTGTCGGCGGGCGTCGCCCCCGGCAGGCGTACGGCGAGGTCGGCCTCGCGGACGTGCAGGGCGCCGGCGTCCGCGTCGGAGTACACGGCGACGGTGGTGATGCCGAGCGCACGGCAGGTGCGGAAGATCCGGCAGGCGATCTCGCCGCGGTTGGCGACGAGCAGCGAAGTGATCACGTCATTCCTCACGTCGGTCCTCACGTCGGTCCTCACGTCGGTCCTCACGTCGGTCCTCACATCCGGAAGATGCCGAAGCCGCCGCGGGCGCCTTCGACGGGTGCCGTGTGGATCGCGGACAGGCACATCCCGAGGACGGTCCTGGTGTCGCGGGGGTCGATGACCCCGTCGTCGTAGAGCCGCCCGGAGAGGAACGCGGGCAGTGACTCGGCCTCGATCTGCTGCTCCACCAGGGCGCGCAGCCCGGCGTCGGCCTCGTCGTCGTAGGGGCGGCCCTTCGCGGCGGCGGAGGCGCGGGCCACCAGGGAAAGCACGCCCGCGAGCTGCTGCGGGCCCATCACGGCGGACTTGGCCGAGGGCCAGGCGAAGAGGAAGCGGGGGTCGTAGGCGCGGCCGCACATGCCGTAGTGGCCGGCCCCGTAGGAGGCGCCCATCAGCACGGAGAGGTGCGGGACCTTGGAGTTGGAGACCGCGTTGATCATCATCGCGCCGTGTTTGATGATGCCGCCCTGTTCGTACTCCTTGCCGACCATGTAGCCGGTGGTGTTGTGCAGGAAGACCAGCGGGATGTCGCGCTGGTTGGCGAGCTGGATGAACTGCGCGGCCTTCTGCGACTCCTCGCTGAAGAGCACGCCCTGCGCGTTGGCGAGGATGCCGACCGGGTAGCCGTGCAGCCGCGCCCAGCCGGTGACCAGGCTGGTGCCGTAGAGCGGCTTGAAGGCGTCGAAGTCGGAGCCGTCGACCAGCCGGGCGATGACCTCGCGCGGGTCGAACGGCACCTTGAGGTCGCCCGGCACAATGCCGAGCAGCTCCTCCTCGTCGTACTTCGGCGGTTCGGCGGGGCCCGGATCAGCGTGCGCCTTGCGCCAGTTGAGGCGGGCGACGATCCGGCGGGCCTGCCGCAGCGCGTCGTGCTCGTCCACCGCGAAGTGGTCGGCGAGCCCGGAGGTGCGGGCGTGCATCCCGGCGCCGCCGAGGGACTCGTCGTCGCTCTCCTCGCCGGTCGCCATCTTCACCAGCGGCGGCCCGCCGAGGAAGACCTTGGACCGGTCCTTGATCATGACGGTGTGGTCGGACATCCCGGGGACGTACGCGCCTCCGGCGGTGGAGTTGCCGAACACCACGGCCACGGTGGGGATTCCGGCGGCGGAGAGCCGGGTGAGGTCGCGGAAGAGCGCCCCGCCGGGGATGAAGATCTCTTTCTGCGAGGGCAGGTCGGCACCCCCGGACTCCACCAGGCTGATGCAGGGCAGCCGGTTGGCGAAGGCGATCTCGTTGGCCCGCAGCGCCTTCTTCAGCGTCCAGGGGTTGGAGGCGCCGCCGCGTACGGTCGGGTCGTTGGCGGTGATCAGGCACTCGACGCCCTCCACCACCCCGATCCCGGTGACCAGCGAGGCGCCCACGGCGTACTCGCTGCCCCACCCGGCCAGCGGGGACAGCTCCAGGAACGGGGTGTCCGGGTCGATGAGCAGCTCGATCCGCTCCCGCGCGGGCAGCTTCCCGCGCGAACGGTGCCGGGCCACGTACTTCTCGCCACCCCCGGCCAGCGCCTTCGCGTGCTCGGCGCCGAGATCGTCGAGCTTGGCGAGGAGCGCCGCGCGGTTGGCGGCGTATTCGGGTCCGGCGGTGTCGAGCCCGGTGGGCAGGACGGTCATGCGGCGCCTCCGGTACGGAAGTGGGCTGATGGGCCTCAGACGTGGTGGGCCGGGTCGAGCAGGGAGACCGGTACGGCGAGGTGGCGCGAGCGGAGCCACTCCCCCAGCGCCTTGGCCTGCGGGTCGAACCGCGCCTGCGCGGCGACTCCCTCGCCCAGCAGTCCACGGACGACGAAGTTCACCGCCCGCAGCTGCGGCAGCACATGGCGTTCGACTTCCAAGCCACCTGTCTCCGGCAGGAGTTCGCGGAGCCGCTCGACCGTGAGCTCGTGCGCGAGCCACTGCCAGGCTCGGTCCTCGCGCACCCACACGCCGACGTTCGCGTCGCCGCCCTTGTCGCCGCTGCGCGCTCCGGCGAGCAGCCCGAGCGGCACGCTCCGGGTCGCCTCAGGCTCCAACGCGGGCGGCAGCGTGACCTCGGGCGGTACGAGGTCGAGCACCCGGGTCACCGCAGGCGCGGGCACCTCCTGCCGGGTGCCGTCGGGCAGCACGGCGGTGTGCGCGACCTCGGACGCCGGTACGTACGCGGCCTCGAAGACCCCGTACGGCGCACCCTTTCCGGGCGGGGCGGTGACGTGGAACCCTGGGTAGCTGCCGAGGGCGAGTTCCACGGCGGCCCCGGAGACCGCCCGGCCGACCGCCTCCGCGTCCTGGTCGCGCACCACGAGCCGGAGCAGCGCGCTCGCGGTCTCCTCGGTGGGGGCGTCCGGGTGGTCGGTGCGGGCCAGTTCCCAGCGGACCTCGGCGGGCGCCTTCCCGGACCGGTCGAGCGCGTCGGCGAACTGCTCCTGCACCAGCAGCGACTTGGCCTCGATGTCGAGCCCGGTGAGCACGAAGACGACCTCGTTGCGCCAGCCGCCGAGCCGGTTGAGCCCGACCTTCAGCGTGGGCGGCGGCGCCTCGCCCCGTACCCCGCTGATACCGACCCGGTCCTGACCCTCCTGGACGAGCCGTACGGTGTCGAGCCGGGCGGTCACGTCGGGCCCGGCGTACCGGGCGCCCCCGGTCTCGTACAGCAACTGGGCGGTGACGGTGGAGAGATCGACCACCCCGCCGGTTCCGGGGTGCTTGGTGATGACGCAGGAGCCGTCGGCGTGGATCTCCGCGATCGGGAAGCCGGGGCGGCGCACGTCGTGGTCGCCGAAGAAGGCGTAGTTGCCGCCGGTGGCCTGCGTACCGCACTCCAGGACGTGCCCGGCGACGACGGCCCCGGCGAGGGCGTCCAGGTCGTCGGGGCCCCAGCCGAAGTGGGCGGCGGCGGGGCCGGTGACCAGGGCGGCGTCGGTGACCCGCCCGGTGACGACGATGTCCGCGCCCGCCCGCAGGCAGGCGGTGATCCCGGCGCCGCCGAGGTACGCGTTGGCGGTGAGGAACCCCTCGGGTACGGGCCGGCTGTCGCCCTCCACATGGGCGACCCGCACCGGTATCCCGAGCTTCTCCGCCAACTCCCGTACGGCGTCGGCGAGTCCGGCCGGGTTGAGGCCGCCCGCGTTGGCGACGATCTTCACTCCGCGCTCCTGCGCCAGCCCGAGTCCCTCTTCGAGCTGCCGCAGGAAGGTGGAGGCGTAACCGCGCGAGGGGTCCTTCAGCCGGCTGCGGCCGAGGATGAGCATGGTG includes the following:
- a CDS encoding acyclic terpene utilization AtuA family protein; the encoded protein is MTTVPPTENPTASPDPLGLGTPLTAPVPISVPVTVTGPTGPAEAPSPTHPLDPPAPTPLRIGNASGFYGDRFDAMREMLTGGPLDVLTGDYLAELTMLILGRSRLKDPSRGYASTFLRQLEEGLGLAQERGVKIVANAGGLNPAGLADAVRELAEKLGIPVRVAHVEGDSRPVPEGFLTANAYLGGAGITACLRAGADIVVTGRVTDAALVTGPAAAHFGWGPDDLDALAGAVVAGHVLECGTQATGGNYAFFGDHDVRRPGFPIAEIHADGSCVITKHPGTGGVVDLSTVTAQLLYETGGARYAGPDVTARLDTVRLVQEGQDRVGISGVRGEAPPPTLKVGLNRLGGWRNEVVFVLTGLDIEAKSLLVQEQFADALDRSGKAPAEVRWELARTDHPDAPTEETASALLRLVVRDQDAEAVGRAVSGAAVELALGSYPGFHVTAPPGKGAPYGVFEAAYVPASEVAHTAVLPDGTRQEVPAPAVTRVLDLVPPEVTLPPALEPEATRSVPLGLLAGARSGDKGGDANVGVWVREDRAWQWLAHELTVERLRELLPETGGLEVERHVLPQLRAVNFVVRGLLGEGVAAQARFDPQAKALGEWLRSRHLAVPVSLLDPAHHV